One window of Hylemonella gracilis genomic DNA carries:
- a CDS encoding ABC transporter ATP-binding protein gives MNADQKPRPLLSVRHLSAAYGRIEAISDIHLEIGQGQIVTVIGPNGAGKSTTLAALMGLLPLSGSECEVRFDGENLAGCDIEQHVACGIALVPETRALFAQMSVQDNLVLGGFRLRGQSRQARQTALAEVYELFPRLKERAKQEAGTLSGGERQMLALGRALMGQPRLLMLDEPSLGLAPLIVRDIFRIIVELRQRGVSILLVEQNARAALKVADHAYVLELGRVSMQGPARELANDPRVIEAYLGAAGRHQELLSS, from the coding sequence ATGAACGCAGACCAGAAGCCAAGGCCGCTGCTGAGCGTGCGCCATCTCAGCGCCGCCTACGGGCGCATCGAAGCCATTTCCGACATCCACCTCGAGATCGGTCAGGGGCAGATCGTCACCGTGATCGGCCCCAATGGCGCGGGCAAGAGCACGACCCTCGCCGCACTCATGGGCCTGCTGCCCCTCAGTGGGAGCGAGTGCGAAGTGCGGTTCGACGGCGAGAATCTGGCGGGTTGCGACATCGAGCAGCACGTGGCGTGCGGCATCGCCCTGGTGCCCGAGACGCGAGCCCTGTTCGCGCAGATGAGCGTGCAGGACAACCTGGTGTTGGGGGGCTTTCGCCTGCGCGGCCAATCGCGGCAGGCCAGGCAGACCGCGCTGGCAGAAGTCTATGAACTGTTCCCGCGCCTGAAAGAACGCGCGAAGCAGGAGGCCGGCACCCTGTCTGGCGGCGAACGCCAGATGCTGGCCCTGGGCCGTGCCCTGATGGGGCAACCGCGCCTGCTGATGCTGGACGAGCCCTCGCTGGGCCTGGCGCCGTTGATCGTGCGCGACATCTTCCGCATCATCGTCGAGCTGCGCCAGCGCGGCGTGTCCATCCTGCTGGTGGAGCAGAACGCGCGTGCCGCGCTCAAGGTGGCGGACCACGCCTACGTGCTGGAGCTGGGACGCGTGTCCATGCAGGGTCCGGCGCGTGAACTGGCGAATGACCCGCGCGTGATCGAGGCCTACCTGGGGGCCGCGGGTCGGCATCAGGAGTTGCTGTCCTCATGA
- a CDS encoding ketopantoate reductase family protein translates to MNEARSAEPLRIGVAGAGAIGCTLATLLARVENGGTEVRVLARGATLRQMQVEGLTLHRRGERLQARVIASDDATQLGEQDVLFLCSKSQDLAALLSAARPLVGPQTLVIPLVNGVPFWFFQGQPGPWGRRAVQAVDPQGVLLNALEPQQLLGAVTFITAERTGPAQAVSDNPLLIVLGEIDQRLPGPRMQRLAEVLSRAGIEARCVPALRDTLWTKILANLTSNPLSVVSGATLDAIYGDARLLPIVRRMLQEGLALAAAYGARIPFDPASFIAEGAAMGPIRTSMLQDHLAGRPLELAAIGDAVLELARLQDIAMPVTARMIALAHFREEVATHPIQLAA, encoded by the coding sequence ATGAACGAAGCCCGATCCGCCGAACCCTTGCGCATCGGCGTAGCCGGCGCGGGCGCCATCGGCTGTACCCTGGCCACTTTGTTGGCCCGGGTGGAGAACGGCGGCACCGAGGTGCGGGTGCTGGCGCGCGGCGCCACCCTGCGCCAGATGCAGGTCGAGGGCCTGACCTTGCACCGGCGCGGCGAGCGCCTGCAGGCCCGTGTCATCGCTTCCGACGACGCGACCCAATTGGGCGAGCAGGATGTGCTGTTTCTCTGCAGCAAGTCGCAGGATCTGGCTGCCTTGCTGTCGGCCGCGCGGCCCCTGGTCGGGCCGCAGACCCTGGTGATTCCGCTGGTCAACGGGGTGCCCTTCTGGTTCTTCCAGGGTCAGCCTGGGCCCTGGGGCCGCCGCGCCGTGCAGGCGGTCGACCCGCAGGGCGTCCTGCTGAACGCACTGGAACCGCAGCAACTGCTGGGCGCCGTGACCTTCATCACCGCCGAGCGCACCGGGCCGGCACAAGCTGTGTCGGACAACCCCCTGCTCATCGTGCTGGGCGAGATCGATCAACGCTTGCCCGGTCCGCGCATGCAACGCCTGGCCGAGGTGCTGAGCCGCGCGGGCATCGAGGCGCGCTGTGTGCCGGCGCTGCGCGACACGCTCTGGACCAAGATCCTGGCCAACCTCACGTCCAATCCCCTGTCGGTCGTCAGCGGCGCCACCTTGGACGCCATCTACGGCGATGCACGCCTGCTACCCATCGTGCGGCGTATGCTGCAGGAGGGGTTGGCGCTGGCCGCGGCCTATGGCGCGCGCATCCCCTTCGACCCGGCCTCCTTCATCGCCGAAGGCGCGGCCATGGGTCCCATCCGCACGTCCATGCTGCAGGACCACCTGGCCGGCAGGCCGCTGGAGCTGGCGGCCATTGGCGACGCGGTGCTGGAACTCGCGCGACTGCAGGACATTGCCATGCCCGTGACCGCGCGCATGATTGCCCTGGCGCATTTCCGAGAGGAAGTGGCCACCCATCCCATCCAACTCGCCGCGTGA
- a CDS encoding IacB protein, which translates to MSDKKPLRVLLCMGVNQNFFDATPAEQKEVWLATLAMYKSLTSLPGVKVLGNFDDDRIQVGASTEAPWTTYFLCDFPDYDTVVAACNLWRTTPVGDGTYKLWKYAKVEARIGRELEFPV; encoded by the coding sequence ATGAGCGACAAGAAACCCCTGCGCGTGCTGCTTTGCATGGGCGTCAACCAGAACTTCTTCGACGCCACCCCCGCCGAGCAGAAGGAAGTCTGGCTGGCCACGCTGGCCATGTACAAGAGCCTGACCTCGCTGCCCGGCGTCAAGGTGCTGGGCAATTTCGACGACGACCGCATCCAGGTCGGCGCCTCCACCGAGGCCCCGTGGACCACCTATTTCCTCTGCGACTTCCCCGACTACGACACCGTGGTGGCCGCCTGCAATCTGTGGCGCACCACGCCGGTGGGCGATGGCACCTACAAGTTATGGAAGTACGCCAAGGTCGAGGCCCGCATCGGCCGCGAACTGGAGTTCCCGGTCTGA
- a CDS encoding MarR family winged helix-turn-helix transcriptional regulator — protein MSKQLSRHNPASEDFVKDDFPFYWVARLNNIYHHHMERALRKVGADLPTWRILFILRENGTSSMSEISLHAVVKLPTITKIVYRLQERGLVLTSTSAADGRVTEVSLTQAGEQMIVDMRKATENVFLKGYEGLTPIKIARLNKMLMQVFDNLSHY, from the coding sequence GTGAGCAAGCAACTGAGCCGTCACAACCCGGCCAGCGAAGATTTCGTCAAGGATGATTTTCCGTTCTACTGGGTCGCCCGGCTGAACAACATCTACCACCATCACATGGAGCGCGCCCTGCGCAAGGTGGGGGCCGACCTGCCGACCTGGCGCATCCTCTTCATCCTGCGCGAGAACGGCACCTCCAGCATGTCGGAGATCTCGCTGCACGCCGTGGTCAAGCTGCCGACCATCACCAAGATCGTCTACCGCCTGCAGGAGCGCGGCCTGGTGCTCACCTCCACCTCTGCCGCCGACGGCCGCGTGACCGAGGTCTCGCTGACCCAGGCCGGCGAGCAGATGATCGTCGACATGCGCAAGGCGACCGAGAACGTTTTCCTCAAGGGTTACGAGGGACTGACGCCGATCAAGATCGCGCGGCTCAACAAGATGTTGATGCAGGTGTTCGACAACCTCAGCCATTATTGA
- a CDS encoding ABC transporter substrate-binding protein: MAMKRMVSALAALAMGVGLVAGAQAQVKIGVVTSSTGPVALVGIPQKNSIELLPTKMGGLSVEYISLDDASNPTAAVTAFKKLVGDGVDAIIGPSGTPAAMGVIQIAAEAGVPMLAPVGGAAVVLPMTEPKKWVFKTTQNDDIIAEALVGHMKSKGVKTLGFFGLADPFGQNWLTVTTELAEKAGIKVVASERFQRQDTSVTAQSIKLISAKPDAILIAAPGSSSVLPQTTLADQKYAGQIYQTHGAALPDFLKLGGKKVEGTVLAASLMLVMDEVSDKHPSKKIAAKYIADYKAKYGAEPATFGANVYDAGLLLQATIPVAAKKAKPGTPEFRAALRDALEQIKDLPGTQGVYTMTPADHSGFDARGRELITVKDGAWRLVK; the protein is encoded by the coding sequence ATGGCGATGAAGCGGATGGTGAGCGCCCTGGCCGCCTTGGCGATGGGTGTCGGCTTGGTGGCGGGCGCGCAGGCCCAGGTGAAAATCGGCGTGGTGACCTCGTCCACCGGACCCGTGGCCCTGGTGGGCATTCCCCAGAAGAACTCGATCGAATTGCTGCCGACCAAGATGGGTGGCCTGAGCGTCGAGTACATCTCGCTCGACGACGCGAGCAACCCGACGGCTGCAGTGACGGCGTTCAAGAAGCTGGTGGGCGATGGCGTGGACGCCATCATCGGCCCGAGCGGCACGCCCGCCGCCATGGGTGTGATCCAGATCGCGGCCGAGGCCGGCGTGCCCATGCTGGCCCCGGTGGGTGGCGCGGCGGTGGTGCTGCCCATGACCGAGCCCAAGAAATGGGTCTTCAAGACCACCCAGAATGACGACATCATCGCCGAGGCCCTGGTCGGACACATGAAGTCCAAGGGCGTGAAGACGCTGGGCTTCTTCGGCCTGGCCGATCCCTTCGGCCAGAACTGGCTCACGGTGACGACCGAGCTGGCCGAGAAGGCCGGCATCAAGGTCGTCGCCTCGGAGCGCTTCCAGCGCCAGGACACTTCGGTCACGGCGCAGTCGATCAAGCTGATCTCCGCCAAGCCGGACGCCATCCTGATCGCCGCGCCCGGCAGTTCCTCGGTGCTGCCCCAGACCACTCTGGCGGACCAGAAGTACGCGGGCCAGATCTATCAGACGCACGGCGCAGCCCTGCCGGATTTCCTCAAACTCGGCGGCAAGAAGGTCGAGGGCACGGTGCTGGCTGCCAGCCTGATGCTGGTGATGGACGAGGTGAGCGACAAGCACCCGTCCAAGAAGATCGCGGCCAAGTACATCGCCGACTACAAGGCCAAGTACGGCGCGGAGCCGGCCACCTTCGGCGCCAACGTCTATGACGCCGGTCTGTTGCTGCAAGCCACGATCCCCGTCGCGGCCAAGAAGGCCAAGCCCGGCACGCCCGAGTTCCGCGCGGCCCTGCGCGACGCGCTGGAGCAGATCAAGGACCTGCCCGGCACCCAGGGCGTCTACACCATGACGCCGGCCGACCACAGCGGTTTCGACGCGCGTGGTCGCGAGCTGATCACGGTGAAGGATGGCGCCTGGCGCCTCGTGAAGTAA
- a CDS encoding DUF4116 domain-containing protein — MDKTAALARVRADGYALARLDAVLRDDDDVVWQAVRVTGMALEFASERLRAAKPMVLAAVGQDALALVHAAEALRNDRDVVRAAMRSNFIVYALASRALREDEAFMLQLFRNEVRDQVLCGFMPQEIPELIAEALRERETRKMRALAEPQ, encoded by the coding sequence ATGGACAAGACGGCGGCGCTGGCCCGGGTGCGTGCCGACGGCTACGCGCTGGCACGGCTGGATGCAGTCCTGCGGGACGATGACGATGTGGTCTGGCAGGCCGTGCGCGTCACAGGCATGGCGCTGGAGTTCGCTTCCGAGCGCCTGCGCGCGGCCAAACCCATGGTGCTGGCCGCGGTCGGGCAGGATGCACTGGCCCTGGTGCATGCGGCCGAGGCTCTGCGCAACGACCGAGATGTGGTGCGCGCGGCGATGAGGAGCAACTTCATCGTCTATGCCCTGGCCTCGCGCGCGCTCAGGGAAGACGAAGCCTTCATGCTGCAGCTGTTTCGCAACGAGGTGCGGGACCAGGTGCTTTGCGGCTTCATGCCGCAGGAGATCCCCGAGCTGATCGCCGAGGCCTTGCGCGAGCGTGAAACACGCAAGATGCGAGCGCTGGCTGAGCCACAATAA
- a CDS encoding branched-chain amino acid ABC transporter permease: MNLQIIALLGQDGVSNGAIYALVALAIILVFSVTRVMLIPLGEFVAFSALTMAAMQAERPVLIGWLVLALAGLGALADVGLAVRGRAAWRWASLAWPAYGLALVLALAFLPLHELPMLLQAVLTLAAITPLGPLMYRLFFQPVAHVSGLLLMIIAIAVHVSLLGVGLLVFGAEGSRTAPFSEASLDLGTLSIASQTIWVLVVSLALIGGLYAMFEHTLYGKALRATALQQLGARLMGISPVLAGKVSFALGTFMCALSGVLIAPLTTLYYDSGFIISLKGFVGAIIGGLVSYPVAALGALAVGLVESFSTFWASEYKEVIVFTLILPFLLWRSLKSGGREEEH, encoded by the coding sequence ATGAACCTGCAAATCATTGCCCTGCTGGGCCAGGACGGCGTGAGCAACGGCGCGATCTACGCGCTCGTGGCCCTGGCCATCATCCTGGTCTTTTCCGTGACCCGGGTCATGCTGATTCCCCTTGGGGAATTCGTGGCCTTCAGCGCGCTGACCATGGCGGCCATGCAGGCCGAGCGGCCCGTGCTGATCGGCTGGCTGGTGCTGGCCCTGGCTGGGCTGGGTGCGCTGGCCGACGTGGGCTTGGCCGTGCGGGGGCGCGCGGCCTGGCGCTGGGCATCGCTGGCTTGGCCCGCGTACGGGCTGGCCCTCGTGCTGGCCCTGGCGTTCCTGCCGCTGCATGAACTGCCCATGCTGTTGCAGGCCGTGTTGACGTTGGCCGCCATCACGCCGCTGGGCCCTTTGATGTACCGTCTCTTCTTTCAGCCCGTGGCGCATGTGTCAGGCCTGCTGTTGATGATCATCGCCATTGCGGTGCACGTCAGCCTGCTGGGCGTGGGCTTGCTGGTCTTCGGTGCCGAGGGCTCGCGCACCGCGCCGTTCTCCGAGGCCAGCCTCGACCTGGGCACACTGAGCATCGCCAGCCAGACGATCTGGGTGCTGGTGGTGTCGCTGGCGCTGATTGGCGGGCTCTACGCCATGTTCGAGCACACGCTCTACGGCAAGGCCCTGCGCGCCACGGCCCTCCAACAGCTGGGCGCGCGGCTGATGGGCATTTCGCCCGTGCTCGCGGGCAAGGTCAGCTTCGCGCTGGGCACCTTCATGTGCGCCCTCTCGGGCGTGTTGATCGCGCCCCTGACCACGCTGTATTACGACTCGGGCTTCATCATCAGCCTCAAGGGTTTCGTGGGCGCCATCATTGGCGGCCTGGTGAGTTATCCGGTCGCGGCCCTCGGCGCGCTGGCCGTGGGCCTGGTTGAATCCTTCTCGACCTTCTGGGCCAGTGAGTACAAGGAAGTCATCGTGTTCACGCTGATCCTCCCCTTCCTGCTCTGGCGCTCGCTCAAGAGCGGCGGCCGCGAGGAGGAACACTGA
- a CDS encoding class II aldolase/adducin family protein has protein sequence MDMTPRTQTLFKPGHLSDEEWALRCELAECYHLIDYFGWTETIFNHISARLPGPAHHYLVNPFGLNYTEITPANLIKVDLNGHKIEESPYDGNPAGFALHAAIHGAREDVHCVIHTHTTPVSAVVQKQGGIDHNSFYGAQLFGRVGYHDFEGITLFAEEKGRMIASLGDKHVLVLRNHGIAVAEASIAKTFFLLWTVQRAVEIQCAAGALPGPDVPLSDDIKTKCRDLAAQLISESGFAKQFFTAMVRKMHTERGPSW, from the coding sequence ATGGACATGACGCCCCGAACCCAGACCCTGTTCAAGCCTGGTCACCTGTCCGACGAGGAATGGGCGCTGCGCTGCGAACTGGCCGAGTGCTACCACCTGATCGACTATTTTGGCTGGACCGAGACCATCTTCAACCACATCTCGGCGCGTCTGCCCGGCCCGGCCCACCATTACCTGGTCAACCCCTTCGGGCTCAACTACACCGAGATCACGCCGGCCAACCTGATCAAGGTGGACCTGAACGGCCACAAGATCGAGGAGTCGCCCTACGATGGCAACCCGGCCGGCTTCGCCCTGCATGCCGCGATCCACGGCGCTCGCGAGGACGTGCATTGCGTCATCCACACCCACACCACGCCGGTCTCCGCCGTGGTGCAGAAACAGGGTGGCATCGACCACAACAGCTTCTACGGTGCACAGCTCTTTGGTCGCGTGGGCTACCACGACTTCGAGGGCATCACCCTCTTCGCCGAGGAAAAGGGCCGCATGATCGCCAGCCTGGGCGACAAGCATGTGCTGGTGCTGCGCAACCACGGCATCGCGGTGGCGGAAGCGTCGATCGCCAAGACTTTCTTCCTGCTCTGGACCGTGCAGCGCGCAGTCGAAATCCAGTGCGCCGCCGGGGCCTTGCCGGGGCCGGACGTGCCACTGTCCGACGACATCAAGACCAAGTGTCGTGACCTGGCCGCCCAGCTCATCAGCGAAAGCGGCTTCGCCAAGCAGTTCTTCACAGCCATGGTGCGCAAGATGCACACGGAGCGCGGGCCGAGCTGGTGA
- a CDS encoding acyl-CoA dehydrogenase family protein, with product MTTRSPDTLQGLLTDIRARAAEFERQRHISPDVIEAFKRLGVYRALLPKRLGGLEWSARQFCELIETIAEADGSAGWVASFGMAPTYLAALPPTTFEQIYRDNPDTVFAGGIFPPQPAPYVDGGIEVSGRWSFSSGCMGATVLGVGISPRKVGTEGGAASLPRMAVLPRAQATIVETWDVSGLAGTGSHDLVVDKVVVPEDWTFVRGGPSRQSETMFRYPTLSFAAQVLAVVNLGIGRAAIEELRRMAGGHKAVTGAPSLGDRPATQASLARNEALLRSARAWFYTAIDEAWDSLLRGDPVSPAQTSALRLSAAHAARTGAEVARDIQMLSGMAGIYNASPIARCVRDANAVTQHAFLGDIVYQNAGAMAFGREPLPGYL from the coding sequence ATGACCACCCGATCCCCGGACACGCTGCAAGGCCTGCTGACCGACATCCGCGCGCGCGCGGCGGAGTTCGAACGCCAACGCCATATTTCGCCCGACGTCATCGAAGCCTTCAAACGCCTGGGCGTTTACCGCGCCTTGCTGCCGAAGCGCCTGGGCGGCCTGGAATGGAGCGCACGCCAGTTCTGCGAGCTGATCGAAACCATTGCCGAGGCCGATGGCTCGGCCGGTTGGGTCGCCAGTTTCGGCATGGCCCCGACTTACCTGGCCGCACTGCCGCCCACGACCTTCGAGCAGATCTACCGTGACAACCCCGACACGGTGTTTGCGGGCGGCATCTTCCCGCCCCAGCCCGCCCCCTATGTGGACGGCGGCATCGAGGTCAGCGGGCGCTGGAGCTTTTCCAGCGGCTGCATGGGTGCCACTGTGCTGGGTGTGGGCATCAGTCCGCGCAAGGTCGGGACCGAAGGCGGTGCCGCCAGCCTGCCGCGCATGGCCGTGCTGCCACGCGCACAGGCCACCATCGTCGAAACCTGGGACGTCAGCGGGCTGGCCGGCACGGGCAGCCATGACTTGGTGGTGGACAAGGTGGTCGTACCCGAAGACTGGACCTTCGTGCGGGGCGGTCCGTCCCGGCAGAGCGAAACCATGTTCCGCTACCCCACGCTGTCCTTCGCGGCCCAGGTGCTGGCCGTCGTCAACCTCGGCATCGGCCGCGCCGCCATCGAGGAACTGCGCCGCATGGCCGGCGGGCACAAGGCCGTGACCGGCGCGCCCAGCCTGGGCGATCGCCCCGCCACGCAAGCCAGCCTGGCCCGCAACGAGGCCCTGCTGCGCTCGGCACGGGCCTGGTTCTACACGGCCATCGACGAAGCCTGGGACAGCCTGCTCCGGGGCGACCCGGTTTCGCCCGCGCAGACCAGCGCGCTGCGCCTGTCGGCCGCGCACGCGGCGCGCACCGGCGCCGAAGTCGCGCGCGACATCCAGATGCTCTCGGGCATGGCCGGCATCTACAACGCCAGCCCCATCGCCCGCTGCGTGCGCGACGCCAACGCGGTGACGCAGCACGCCTTTCTGGGCGACATCGTCTACCAGAACGCCGGGGCCATGGCCTTCGGGCGCGAGCCCCTGCCGGGTTATCTGTGA
- the rfbF gene encoding glucose-1-phosphate cytidylyltransferase — protein MKAVILAGGLGTRISEETHLKPKPMIEIGGKPILWHIMKIYSAHGVNDFVICCGYRGYVIKEYFANYFLHTSDLTFDMASNRMEVHQRHAEPWRVTLVDTGEDTMTGGRLKRVAEYLTDEDAFCFTYGDGVADVNIAEAIRFHKSHGKLATVTAVQPPGRYGALQMQGDQVHGFAEKPRGDGGLINGGFFVLSPRCIPRIAGDSTSWEGDPLAGLAKDGELMAFAHGGFWQPMDTLREKNLLENLWAEGRAPWKVWQ, from the coding sequence ATGAAAGCAGTCATTCTGGCCGGTGGCCTGGGCACGCGCATTTCCGAGGAGACCCACCTCAAGCCGAAACCGATGATCGAGATCGGTGGCAAGCCCATTCTTTGGCACATCATGAAGATCTATAGCGCGCACGGCGTGAACGACTTCGTGATTTGCTGCGGCTACCGTGGTTACGTCATCAAGGAATACTTCGCCAACTACTTCCTCCATACCTCGGACCTGACCTTCGACATGGCCAGCAACCGCATGGAAGTGCACCAGCGACACGCCGAGCCCTGGCGCGTGACGCTGGTGGACACGGGCGAGGACACCATGACCGGCGGGCGCCTGAAACGCGTCGCGGAGTATTTGACGGATGAGGACGCGTTCTGCTTCACCTACGGCGACGGCGTGGCCGACGTGAACATCGCCGAGGCCATCCGCTTTCACAAGAGCCATGGCAAGTTGGCCACGGTCACCGCCGTGCAGCCGCCGGGCCGCTACGGCGCCTTGCAGATGCAAGGGGATCAGGTGCATGGTTTCGCGGAGAAACCCCGCGGCGATGGCGGCCTGATCAATGGGGGCTTCTTCGTGCTCTCGCCGCGCTGCATCCCCCGCATCGCGGGTGATTCAACGAGCTGGGAAGGCGATCCGTTGGCGGGCTTGGCCAAGGACGGTGAACTCATGGCCTTTGCGCATGGTGGCTTCTGGCAACCGATGGACACGCTGCGCGAAAAGAACCTGCTGGAAAATCTTTGGGCCGAAGGGCGTGCACCCTGGAAGGTCTGGCAATGA
- a CDS encoding branched-chain amino acid ABC transporter ATP-binding protein/permease produces MKNARRQGIVITVGLLVLLLIPLLSTSFYITVLNNIGMYALTTLGVVLLTGVAGMTSFGQAAFVGLGAYTTAALIGPSVLNLGAMAGIPWIALGLGLLITLAFAFVLGLLTLRLSGHYLPLGTIAWGMSLYSLFGTLESLGSHTGIADLPPLKIGGVVFGDGPRMYYLIWGSVLLAALLIRNLLESRMGRAIRALRGGQEMATSMGVNVFRAKMVVFLIAAGLAGISGWLYAYTQRFVSPAPFNVPSGIDYLFMALLGGVTSLWGALIGASIVVLLREWLQDLLPLLLGRAGNFESIVFGLLIVLVMQRWPGGVFGAVSMLLTRRFQLAPRSHARLPARDPRHAGVTGAAGARALPQRARPQPGERVLDVRGVTKRFGGLVANSAMSLQVGAGEIMAVIGPNGAGKSTLFNLISGVMAPDEGDVIFRGHRVNGQSPRLLAAAGLSRSFQHVKLLPEMTVLENAALGAHLRGRKGVFASALRLDGEDEGCLLNEARVQLERVGLGEFLDRPAGSLALGQQRILEIARALCADPCLLLLDEPAAGLRHKEKEALAELIRKLRTEGVAVLLVEHDMDFVMGLVDRIVVMEFGQKIAEGPPEAIQRDPAVLKAYLGGVDE; encoded by the coding sequence ATGAAAAACGCGCGACGTCAAGGCATCGTCATCACTGTGGGACTGCTCGTCCTGCTCCTGATCCCGCTGCTGTCCACCTCCTTCTACATCACGGTACTCAACAACATCGGCATGTACGCCCTGACCACGCTGGGCGTGGTGCTGCTGACCGGTGTGGCGGGCATGACGAGTTTTGGCCAGGCAGCCTTCGTGGGCCTGGGTGCCTACACCACGGCAGCCTTGATCGGGCCCTCCGTGCTCAACCTGGGCGCGATGGCGGGCATCCCGTGGATCGCCCTCGGCCTGGGCCTGCTCATCACCCTGGCCTTTGCCTTTGTGCTGGGTCTGCTGACGCTCAGGCTCAGCGGCCACTACCTGCCGCTGGGCACCATCGCCTGGGGCATGTCGCTGTATTCGCTGTTCGGCACGCTGGAGAGTCTGGGCAGCCACACCGGCATCGCCGACCTGCCGCCGCTCAAGATCGGCGGCGTCGTGTTCGGCGACGGGCCGCGCATGTACTACCTGATCTGGGGCAGTGTGCTGCTGGCCGCGCTGTTGATTCGCAATTTGCTGGAGTCGCGCATGGGGCGCGCCATCCGCGCGCTGCGCGGCGGACAGGAGATGGCGACCTCCATGGGCGTGAACGTGTTCCGCGCCAAGATGGTGGTGTTCCTGATCGCGGCGGGTCTGGCAGGCATCTCAGGCTGGCTCTATGCCTACACGCAGCGTTTCGTCAGCCCCGCGCCTTTCAATGTGCCGTCGGGCATCGACTACCTTTTCATGGCCTTGCTCGGCGGCGTCACCAGCCTCTGGGGTGCGCTGATCGGCGCCAGCATCGTCGTGCTGCTGCGCGAATGGCTGCAGGATCTGCTGCCTCTGCTGTTGGGGCGCGCGGGCAATTTCGAGAGCATTGTCTTCGGCCTGCTCATCGTGCTGGTGATGCAACGCTGGCCGGGTGGTGTCTTCGGCGCGGTGTCCATGCTGCTGACCCGGCGCTTCCAGCTCGCGCCGCGCAGCCACGCGCGCCTGCCGGCACGAGACCCGCGGCATGCTGGTGTGACTGGTGCGGCCGGTGCCCGGGCCTTGCCTCAGCGGGCCCGTCCGCAACCCGGCGAGCGGGTGCTGGACGTGCGTGGCGTGACCAAGCGCTTTGGCGGTCTGGTGGCCAACAGCGCCATGTCGCTGCAGGTGGGGGCGGGCGAGATCATGGCCGTGATCGGCCCCAACGGTGCCGGCAAGAGCACCTTGTTCAACCTGATCTCGGGCGTGATGGCACCTGACGAGGGCGACGTGATCTTCCGCGGCCACCGCGTCAACGGACAGAGTCCGCGCCTGCTGGCCGCCGCCGGCTTGTCGCGCAGCTTTCAGCACGTCAAGCTCTTGCCCGAGATGACCGTGCTCGAAAACGCCGCCCTCGGCGCGCACCTGCGGGGTCGCAAGGGCGTGTTCGCCTCGGCCCTGCGGCTGGACGGCGAGGACGAAGGGTGCCTGCTCAATGAGGCGCGCGTCCAGCTGGAGCGTGTGGGCCTGGGCGAATTCCTGGACCGCCCGGCCGGCAGCCTGGCCCTGGGTCAGCAGCGCATCCTGGAGATCGCGCGCGCGCTCTGCGCCGACCCCTGTCTGCTGTTGCTGGACGAGCCCGCGGCGGGACTGCGCCACAAGGAGAAGGAGGCGCTGGCCGAACTGATCCGCAAGCTGCGCACCGAGGGCGTGGCCGTGCTGCTGGTCGAGCACGACATGGATTTCGTGATGGGCCTGGTGGACCGCATCGTCGTGATGGAGTTCGGTCAGAAGATCGCCGAAGGCCCGCCGGAAGCCATCCAGCGCGACCCGGCGGTGCTCAAGGCTTACCTGGGTGGGGTGGACGAATGA